In a genomic window of Bradyrhizobium sp. LLZ17:
- a CDS encoding cytochrome c3 family protein: protein MVQIFSPVADTWLRLFLIGGLSLASGGTVAVVGFARSAYMTDTEIRPHQPVPFSHRHHAGELGIDCRYCHSNVEAGPQAGLPPTETCMTCHSEIWTDAKMLEPVRRSLADDTQIRWTRVAKLPDYVFFRHDIHIAKGVGCETCHGRIDQMALTYRAKAFTMEFCVDCHRDPAPHLRPPDRITDMAWKPPSDARVKGEAIAAHEGLRLGELTHCYVCHR, encoded by the coding sequence ATGGTCCAGATATTCTCCCCTGTGGCGGACACCTGGTTGCGCCTGTTTCTGATCGGCGGCTTGTCGCTGGCGAGCGGCGGTACTGTCGCAGTCGTTGGTTTTGCGCGTTCGGCCTACATGACCGACACCGAAATTCGACCGCATCAGCCCGTGCCGTTCAGTCACCGCCATCATGCCGGGGAGCTCGGCATCGACTGCCGTTATTGTCACAGCAATGTCGAGGCAGGCCCGCAAGCGGGCCTTCCACCGACCGAGACCTGTATGACGTGCCATTCGGAAATCTGGACCGATGCGAAGATGCTCGAACCGGTGCGGCGCAGCCTCGCCGACGACACGCAGATCCGGTGGACGCGGGTCGCAAAGCTGCCCGACTACGTGTTCTTCCGTCACGACATCCATATCGCCAAGGGCGTCGGCTGCGAAACCTGCCACGGTCGTATCGACCAGATGGCGCTGACCTATCGGGCAAAAGCCTTCACGATGGAGTTTTGCGTCGATTGCCATCGCGATCCCGCGCCGCACCTGCGTCCGCCTGATCGCATCACCGACATGGCTTGGAAGCCGCCATCTGATGCGCGCGTGAAGGGTGAGGCGATCGCCGCACACGAGGGCCTCCGCCTTGGCGAGCTCACGCATTGCTACGTGTGTCACCGATGA